A stretch of DNA from Deltaproteobacteria bacterium:
GGCCGGCTTCGTGCGCATCTGGCAGGTGTTCACCTTTACTTTCATCACCGCTATCGCTTGGTCCTTCGTCGATCCGGTGCGCCAGAGCATGGTGCCATCGCTGGTGCCCAAGGAAGAATTGATGAACGCCGTAGCGCTCAACTCGGCGGCGTTCAACATGACTAAGGTCGTCGGACCATCGCTGGGCGGCTTGCTGATCGCGCTGTTCGGCGCCAGCGGCAATTTTTTCGTTCAAGGCGCGGCCTACGCCGGCGTGTGTCTTTCGATCTATTGGATGGTGGTGCCGGCCAATTCGGCCCAGGCGCGGCGCACCTCGGCGCTGGAAAATTTAAAAGAGGGAGTGAGTTATGTCTGGTCCAACGACGCGGTGTTCGCGCTCATGATCAGTGCCTTGATTCCGCGCGTCATCGCCATGCCTTACCAAACTTTGATGCCGGTGTTTCAAAAAGACGTGCTCAAGGTCGGGCCCGAAGGCTTGGGTATGTTGTACGCCGCCCCTGGGCTTGGCGCGTGTCTCGCCGGCTTTGCTCTGGCGACTTTGTCGAGCCGCATTCGTCGCCAAGGCATCGTTTTGCTATCCAGTTTGATCGCCCTCGGGATCGGCATGAATATTTTCGCCTGGACGACTTCGTTTGTCCTCGCGCTGATCGTGCTGGTGGCGATCGGCGCCTGCCAGATTTTTTATATGGCGACGACCAACACCATGCTGCAAGTGCTTGTGCCCGATCATTTGCGCGGTCGGGTGATGAGCA
This window harbors:
- a CDS encoding MFS transporter, producing MSCNHGAFDFIPTASSEGTAPLEEPAAIDSTTANIRAQGFLAQTFSSLRHKNYRYLWFGTVCMSAGQWIQQVTLGWLVYDITGSSVLLGMLNGLRALPFLLVSPVAGVVADRTDRKKVLLFAQYVLMFTTVLMGTVVAAGFVRIWQVFTFTFITAIAWSFVDPVRQSMVPSLVPKEELMNAVALNSAAFNMTKVVGPSLGGLLIALFGASGNFFVQGAAYAGVCLSIYWMVVPANSAQARRTSALENLKEGVSYVWSNDAVFALMISALIPRVIAMPYQTLMPVFQKDVLKVGPEGLGMLYAAPGLGACLAGFALATLSSRIRRQGIVLLSSLIALGIGMNIFAWTTSFVLALIVLVAIGACQIFYMATTNTMLQVLVPDHLRGRVMSIYMLDRGLMPIGAMSAGVSAHWIGAPATVGYMGLVVIVLALFLAWRSPVIRDLAVTMDH